In Antechinus flavipes isolate AdamAnt ecotype Samford, QLD, Australia chromosome 3, AdamAnt_v2, whole genome shotgun sequence, a genomic segment contains:
- the HIF3A gene encoding hypoxia-inducible factor 3-alpha isoform X2 has product MQPGAAGARRLRCSTSWPTLCPLLGGSAPIWTRLPSCASPSATFECTVCVQQLELIGHSVFDFVHPCDQEELQDVLTPRQGLSKKKMEAPTERSFSLRMKSTLTSRGRTLNLKAATWKVLHCTGHMRAYSPPSEPSAGGAPGAGPEPPLRCLVLICEAIPHPSSLEPPLGRGAFLSRHSLDMKFTYCDERISEVAGYCPDDLIGCSAYEYIHALDSDAVSKSIHTLLSKGQAVTGQYRFLARNGGYLWTQTQATVISGGRGPQPESVVCVHFVLSRVEETGVVLSLEQTEQPTRRPPRPAERGPPSEKSPQGPGDGFDTPGPRILAFLKPPALSEATLAADPRRFCSPDLRRLLAPILDGAAPAPAAAAPVTAAAAVPSGPSAKERPRSPPPADLPNDLLMEMENVHKMFGFGKTLEAVETLDVEQDIEALELEMLAPYISMDDDFQLNTSEQPSRALRRRPGATPRPRARSFHGLSPRAPETLPLLRWGSDPRLSQRTCPAEKDSTDTSSQAGARKRALPQSLEEDSGTEALGVKPPKRSPSPTTDHFLLPPLSLSFLLSGESTPGTQSDPDTRLLDLEEPMALGSSSLLSFYEDEDTAQPRGHFQLEETLSQELTPGT; this is encoded by the exons ATGCAGCCCGGAGCCGCCGGAGCCAGGAGACTGAGGTGCTCTACCAGCTGGCCCACACTCTGCCCTTTGCTCGGGGGGTCAGCGCCCATCTGGACAAGGCTTCCATCATGCGCCTCACCATCAGCTACCTTCGAATGCACCGTCTGTGTGCAGCAG CTGGAGCTCATTGGACACAGTGTCTTCGATTTTGTCCATCCCTGTGACCAAGAGGAGCTTCAAGATGTCTTGACCCCTCGACAGG GCCTATCcaagaagaaaatggaggctcCCACGGAGCGGAGCTTCTCCCTCCGGATGAAGAGCACGCTCACCAGTCGGGGGCGTACCCTCAACCTCAAAGCTGCTACCTGGAAG gtTCTGCACTGTACGGGGCACATGCGCGCCTACTCCCCGCCTTCGGAGCCCTCTGCGGGTGGGGCGCCCGGGGCCGGGCCCGAGCCGCCCCTGCGGTGCCTGGTTCTGATCTGCGAGGCCATCCCCCACCCCAGCAGCCTGGAGCCGCCCCTGGGCCGAGGGGCCTTCCTCAGCCGCCACAGCCTGGACATGAAGTTTACCTACTGTGATGAGAG GATCTCCGAAGTGGCGGGATACTGCCCGGACGATCTCATTGGCTGCTCGGCCTACGAGTACATCCACGCCCTGGACTCTGATGCCGTCAGCAAGAGCATCCACACCC TGCTCAGCAAGGGCCAGGCTGTGACCGGGCAGTACCGCTTCCTGGCCCGCAACGGAGGCTACCTCTGGACCCAGACCCAGGCCACGGTGATCTCAGGGGGCCGAGGGCCCCAGCCCGAGAGCGTCGTCTGTGTGCACTTCGTGCTGAG CCGGGTGGAGGAGACTGGGGTGGTTCTGTCCCTGGAGCAGACGGAGCAGCCCACCCGCCGGCCCCCTCGCCCCGCTGAACGGGGGCCCCCCTCGGAGAAGAGCCCCCAGGGCCCCGGAGACGGCTTTG ATACCCCCGGCCCCAGGATCCTTGCCTTCCTGAAGCCCCCAGCTCTGAGCGAGGCTACTCTGGCTGCTGACCCTCGCCGCTTCTGCAGCCCAGACCTTCGCCGCCTCCTGGCCCCCATCCTGGATGGGGCCGCCCCCGCCCCTGCCGCCGCCGCCCCTGTCACTGCCGCCGCCGCCGTCCCCAGCGGACCCTCCGCCAAAGAGCGTCCTCGAAGCCCGCCGCCG GCCGATCTCCCAAATGACCTCCTTATGGAAATGGAGAACGTGCACAAAATGTTTGGATTTGGCAAGACCCTGGAAGCTGTGGAAACTCTGGATGTAGAGCAG GACATCGAGGCACTAGAGTTAGAGATGCTGGCCCCCTACATCTCCATGGACGATGACTTCCAGCTCAATACCAGCGAGCAGCCCTCCAGGGCCCTTCGGCGGCGTCCAGGAGCCACCCCGCGTCCCCGCGCCCGCAGCTTCCACGGCCTGTCACCCCGAGCCCCGGAAACTCTCCCTTTGCTCCGGTGGGGGAGCGACCCACGGCTGAGCCAGAGGACCTGCCCCGCAGAAAAGGACTCCACAGACACAAGCTCCCAGGCGGGAGCTCGGAAGAG GGCCCTGCCCCAGAGCTTGGAGGAAGACAGCGGGACGGAGGCCCTGGGAGTGAAGCCCCCCAAGCGGTCCCCCAGCCCGACGACCGACCACTTCCTGCTGCCGCCCCTCAGCCTG AGTTTTCTCCTAAGTGGTGAGAGCACCCCTGGGACCCAATCGGATCCTGATACCAGGCTCCTGGACCTTGAAGAGCCCATGG CCCTAGGCTCCTCCTCCCTGCTCTCTTTCTACGAGGATGAAGATACGGCTCAGCCCAGGGGTCACTTCCAGTTGGAGGAGACCTTGTCTCAGGAGCTCACCCCCGGCACCTGA